In a single window of the Methanobrevibacter sp. genome:
- a CDS encoding Mur ligase family protein, giving the protein MKAAVIGLGVEGKKAVNSLLRHGWEVYATDLNINVDLNGLDLPNLSFDIIDENQTVSIVGDGVTLDLGFTNPYAIDQCDAIAISPSMFGGEFATKLLENSSLLSDTVNKHKDVFTIGITGTNGKTTTVHMLKEVLENAGKKVLVGGNGGGGFSGYYDLILEADEGEYDILLVEVCDMTLDFCKYCFDFDMIGLTNIGNDHMNVHKTIANYKNSLVRFFEGKTVFTAFNQDFNADFKEASAKNIHYFEYQDELKVFGKFNLLNAGLATAIARELKVPKDIIKSSLSEFNAVQGRLDVYKINDASVYVGKTDNSDALASILSEKDFYAIFIGTPRHNEIHRLDILDVAVKYNPEVIVLFPGLDDTLDMAIYRLNSLGYMGNIITVNSLDEIIALVAEYSHEDAILIGGNGQDTIIDIQERIKLISENL; this is encoded by the coding sequence ATGAAAGCAGCAGTAATTGGATTAGGTGTAGAAGGAAAAAAAGCAGTTAACTCTCTTTTAAGGCACGGTTGGGAAGTTTATGCCACCGATTTAAATATCAATGTTGATTTAAATGGTTTAGATTTGCCAAATTTGTCTTTTGATATAATTGATGAAAACCAGACAGTTTCAATTGTTGGAGATGGTGTAACTCTTGATTTAGGTTTTACAAATCCTTATGCTATTGATCAATGTGATGCAATAGCAATTAGTCCTAGTATGTTTGGAGGGGAATTTGCAACCAAGTTATTGGAAAATTCAAGTTTATTGAGTGATACTGTAAACAAACATAAGGATGTTTTCACTATTGGGATTACTGGAACTAACGGTAAAACAACTACTGTGCATATGTTAAAAGAAGTTTTAGAAAATGCAGGTAAAAAAGTGCTAGTAGGAGGAAATGGTGGAGGAGGATTTTCTGGTTATTATGATTTAATCCTTGAAGCAGATGAGGGCGAATATGATATATTGCTTGTTGAAGTCTGTGATATGACTCTTGACTTTTGTAAATATTGCTTTGACTTTGATATGATTGGTCTTACAAATATTGGTAATGATCATATGAATGTCCATAAGACCATTGCGAATTATAAGAATTCCTTAGTTAGATTTTTTGAAGGCAAAACTGTATTTACTGCATTTAATCAAGATTTCAATGCTGATTTTAAAGAAGCTAGTGCTAAAAATATTCATTATTTCGAATATCAGGATGAATTGAAAGTATTTGGTAAATTTAATTTGCTTAATGCAGGTCTTGCAACTGCAATTGCAAGAGAACTGAAAGTGCCTAAGGACATTATTAAATCATCACTTTCAGAATTTAATGCTGTTCAGGGCAGATTGGATGTTTATAAAATTAATGATGCATCAGTATATGTTGGAAAAACTGATAATTCAGATGCATTAGCTTCTATTTTATCTGAAAAGGATTTTTATGCAATATTTATTGGTACTCCCCGTCATAATGAGATTCACAGATTGGATATTTTGGATGTTGCGGTTAAGTATAATCCTGAAGTCATTGTCCTATTCCCTGGATTGGATGATACTTTGGATATGGCCATTTATAGATTGAATTCTCTTGGTTATATGGGAAATATCATAACTGTAAACTCTCTTGATGAAATTATTGCATTGGTTGCAGAGTATTCTCATGAAGATGCTATTTTAATTGGTGGTAATGGTCAAGATACTATTATTGATATTCAAGAAAGAATTAAATTAATTTCTGAAAATTTATGA
- a CDS encoding NTP transferase domain-containing protein: MSISTIITAAGKNSRMRKDQLSRNIELKNKLILPFENKTVIETTIDNALSANIDECIVVLGHYASEIKEAIFDNYKGSVKFVINDPVDVGLSVSLYNGLSKICSDFALCITADQPTVSTETFNRIIEVSQNSDNPFHTISILRRRKTGLLDTAEGLGMPFVAPRLNLMEYLKNEDDNLNPILRKIFADGYAFYGIKEKNKKELLNINHYDDYLALLD, from the coding sequence ATGTCAATTTCAACTATTATTACAGCGGCTGGAAAGAATTCCAGAATGAGAAAAGATCAACTTTCTCGAAATATAGAATTAAAAAATAAACTTATTTTACCTTTTGAAAATAAAACGGTTATAGAGACAACTATTGATAATGCATTATCTGCAAATATAGATGAATGTATTGTGGTACTTGGTCACTATGCAAGTGAAATAAAAGAAGCTATTTTTGATAATTATAAAGGGTCAGTTAAATTTGTGATTAATGATCCTGTAGATGTAGGTTTATCAGTATCGCTTTACAATGGATTGTCAAAAATCTGTTCTGATTTTGCATTATGCATTACTGCAGACCAGCCAACAGTGTCAACTGAAACTTTTAATCGTATTATTGAAGTAAGTCAAAATTCAGATAATCCTTTTCATACAATATCTATTCTGAGAAGAAGAAAAACTGGATTGCTTGATACTGCTGAAGGTTTAGGTATGCCTTTTGTAGCTCCTCGTTTGAATTTAATGGAATATTTGAAAAATGAGGATGATAATTTAAATCCAATTTTGAGAAAAATTTTTGCTGATGGTTATGCATTTTATGGAATAAAAGAAAAAAATAAAAAAGAATTATTAAATATTAATCATTATGATGATTATTTAGCTCTTTTAGATTGA
- a CDS encoding DUF169 domain-containing protein: MTNLEKNKKYCEVIESKIKLDAKPVAMKLIETEDDLPENIDLIDEKIRHCEMVRKASLGDSFYSTIEQQQCLGGAGAIGLRDMPEKLANGEKYFSLGRFQDLETAKKLTAELSIVKDIHWGMIYAPLDEADFEADVIQVITEPVGGMKLAQSIVYKTGEKIKPSFAGIQSLCGDAFANPYLADGINFTLGCDGSRKAADIKDNEMTVGISKAKIEEVISGLESI, encoded by the coding sequence ATGACTAATTTGGAAAAAAACAAAAAATATTGCGAAGTAATCGAAAGTAAAATTAAACTTGATGCAAAACCTGTTGCTATGAAGCTAATTGAAACTGAAGATGACTTACCAGAAAATATTGACTTAATTGACGAAAAAATTAGACATTGTGAAATGGTTAGAAAAGCATCTCTTGGAGACTCATTTTATTCCACAATTGAACAACAACAATGTTTAGGTGGGGCAGGAGCTATCGGCCTTAGAGACATGCCTGAAAAATTAGCAAATGGTGAAAAATATTTCTCATTAGGCAGATTCCAAGATTTAGAAACTGCTAAGAAATTAACCGCAGAACTTTCAATTGTTAAAGATATCCATTGGGGAATGATTTATGCACCTTTAGATGAAGCAGACTTTGAAGCAGATGTCATCCAAGTTATAACAGAACCTGTTGGTGGAATGAAACTTGCTCAAAGTATCGTTTATAAAACTGGTGAAAAAATTAAACCTTCATTTGCAGGTATTCAATCATTATGTGGGGATGCATTTGCAAATCCATATCTTGCAGATGGAATTAATTTCACATTAGGTTGTGATGGTTCTAGAAAAGCAGCTGACATCAAAGATAATGAAATGACTGTTGGTATTAGCAAAGCTAAAATCGAAGAAGTTATTTCAGGATTAGAATCAATCTAA
- a CDS encoding PD-(D/E)XK nuclease family protein, protein MKLPSRSKSYMIPEYSLTGDLLSYLTCNLQYRYQNKGTLPPSKPVQRWFGEFIHGVLEEAYIKWDNDNTQFPWDWKKDIRPIEDLIDLRLQVRGLYSYDEDLFFSIHNQVNQDLTIDDLNEHDHKKLASARAEKAINIWGKHLFPLIDSSELLIKGIREMPNYDKNISRSNYYGINGVVDVLTSMKINKTVEQSNLDNYNNKIIEYLKKDPGFQEKISQYDEGDYYEIIIDYKGMKRPPIIMKDSKAENKWENHKQQILTYSWLRSQQESSKPIIAGIIFYLNELVPSKEDLVLIKEELNDNLTDVGYKYTNDVELINKWEEEDKAPELSTDFKIDRSIRIINVDAEEQENSLLKFDSVVAKIEDSLIKEMKGCKIQEAWKGDSDERTCSACDFRTFCKNNSVKTKDFKIP, encoded by the coding sequence GTGAAATTACCATCAAGATCTAAATCATATATGATTCCAGAATATAGTTTAACTGGAGATTTATTATCCTATTTAACCTGTAATTTACAATACAGATACCAAAACAAAGGAACATTACCACCTTCAAAACCTGTTCAAAGATGGTTTGGAGAATTTATTCATGGTGTACTTGAAGAGGCATATATCAAATGGGACAATGACAACACACAATTCCCATGGGATTGGAAAAAAGACATTAGACCTATTGAAGATTTAATTGATTTGAGATTACAAGTAAGAGGCCTTTATTCCTATGATGAAGATTTATTCTTCAGCATACATAATCAGGTTAACCAGGATTTAACAATTGACGATTTAAACGAACATGACCATAAAAAATTAGCTAGTGCCAGAGCTGAAAAGGCAATAAATATTTGGGGAAAACATCTGTTTCCATTAATTGATTCATCAGAACTTCTGATAAAGGGAATACGTGAAATGCCAAATTATGACAAAAACATTAGCAGATCAAATTATTATGGAATTAACGGTGTGGTTGATGTTTTAACTTCAATGAAAATTAATAAAACCGTAGAACAGAGCAATTTAGACAATTATAATAATAAAATTATTGAATATCTAAAAAAAGACCCTGGATTTCAAGAAAAAATCTCCCAATATGATGAAGGAGATTATTATGAAATCATCATAGACTATAAAGGAATGAAAAGACCTCCCATAATAATGAAGGATTCAAAAGCTGAAAACAAATGGGAAAACCATAAACAACAAATTTTAACTTATTCCTGGCTTAGGTCACAGCAAGAATCATCAAAACCAATCATTGCAGGAATCATTTTTTACTTGAATGAATTAGTCCCTTCAAAAGAAGATCTGGTTTTAATTAAAGAAGAATTAAACGATAATCTGACTGATGTTGGATATAAATACACCAATGATGTGGAATTGATTAACAAATGGGAAGAGGAAGATAAGGCACCTGAACTAAGCACTGACTTTAAAATTGACAGATCAATTAGAATCATAAATGTCGATGCCGAAGAGCAGGAAAACTCCCTTTTAAAATTTGATAGTGTTGTTGCCAAGATTGAAGATTCATTAATTAAAGAAATGAAAGGATGTAAAATTCAAGAAGCATGGAAAGGAGATTCAGATGAGAGAACCTGCAGTGCTTGTGATTTTAGGACTTTTTGTAAAAATAACAGTGTTAAAACAAAAGACTTTAAAATTCCTTAA
- a CDS encoding DEAD/DEAH box helicase, translating into MISYEEFEDIVVNILKRDISSNKDQQNAILAPSDKSLFIVAGPGSGKTTVMVLKILKYIFVDEIDPSAIIATTFTRKAANELYSRILSWGDEIKKYLIEKYDDGSFESSFKIVSIERIDVNQIKIGTTDSIAEELLRDYKQPGENQSIVIEGFVANSAMMKIIIEDEKYLNKNLVEYLKEVSRREKLDEPSKISEILIEIKNRIYYDQVDINELYAKTKNMKGVHLALDCIKEYENKLKNRNTIDFAMLEAEFLKKLKNKDLEEFLDDIQIVLIDEYQDTNLLQEDIYFTIARSALENGGNITVVGDDDQSLYRFRGATVDLFTNYQRRIHDKLGIDVEEINLRTNYRSTENIIEHCNQFAELDSEYQNARVENKPKIIAPDFDNDKMPVLGMFRNNPQMLASDLSKLINKLVNKGEANIKVLQVLDKEYYEKVNGAVNIAQLQKIQSENKQKCKQIEKITLKLDSEYGSASDIAVLSYSPKESQYGNRSFLHYLRKNLKKLKQPIEMFNPRGIELQDIEVVSIFCGLILECIDPEGTIQNLDKTIPNLAKRNMNKWRVNAKEYIKMNPEPREPITLSQFVTYWQLRRPKGYDEWPKTASLMELAYKITTWIEELQEDVEGIVYLEAITKSITQTGFFNDYHSNISFKNPKQERDSILEAIWNIFIPLSTGGVQIDESLLETLPDNRINVLSIHQSKGLEFPLVIVDVGSKFKNNHIKTQRLRFPKSIKDEKTLETRIRQYSELGQSSRGEKDKSFDDLTRLYFVAFSRAEKVLLLIGLNPAIEGYNNKNDHFDIPNVALGWSRDEKYIGFNEIYLI; encoded by the coding sequence ATGATATCATACGAAGAATTTGAAGATATAGTGGTGAATATACTCAAAAGAGATATCTCTTCAAATAAAGATCAGCAAAATGCAATATTGGCTCCAAGCGACAAATCTCTATTTATCGTTGCAGGACCTGGTTCTGGAAAAACAACTGTAATGGTGCTTAAAATATTAAAATACATATTTGTGGATGAAATTGACCCAAGTGCAATAATCGCTACAACATTTACAAGAAAAGCAGCCAATGAATTATATTCCAGAATATTAAGTTGGGGAGATGAAATTAAAAAATATTTAATTGAAAAGTATGATGATGGAAGTTTTGAGAGCAGTTTCAAAATTGTTTCAATTGAAAGAATAGATGTCAATCAAATAAAAATTGGTACAACAGACAGTATTGCAGAAGAATTACTTAGAGATTATAAACAGCCTGGAGAAAATCAATCAATCGTTATTGAAGGATTTGTAGCCAATTCTGCAATGATGAAAATTATCATCGAAGATGAAAAGTACCTCAATAAAAATTTAGTAGAATATCTCAAGGAAGTAAGCAGAAGAGAAAAACTTGATGAACCATCAAAAATAAGTGAAATACTTATTGAAATTAAAAATAGAATCTACTATGACCAAGTGGACATTAATGAACTATATGCCAAAACAAAAAATATGAAAGGAGTTCATCTTGCACTTGATTGCATTAAAGAATATGAAAATAAACTTAAAAACAGAAATACAATTGATTTTGCCATGCTTGAAGCGGAATTTCTTAAAAAACTAAAAAATAAAGATTTGGAAGAATTCTTAGATGATATCCAAATTGTATTGATTGATGAATATCAAGACACCAACTTACTTCAGGAAGATATCTATTTTACAATTGCCCGTTCTGCACTTGAAAATGGAGGAAACATAACCGTTGTTGGTGATGATGACCAGTCATTATACAGATTTAGAGGAGCAACTGTTGACTTATTTACAAATTATCAAAGGCGTATCCATGATAAATTAGGCATAGATGTTGAAGAAATCAATTTAAGAACAAATTACCGCTCAACAGAAAACATTATTGAACACTGCAATCAATTTGCGGAATTAGACTCAGAATATCAAAATGCAAGGGTTGAAAATAAACCAAAAATTATAGCTCCGGATTTTGATAATGATAAAATGCCTGTTTTAGGAATGTTTAGAAACAACCCTCAAATGCTTGCTAGTGATTTATCCAAATTAATAAATAAACTTGTAAATAAAGGAGAAGCAAACATTAAAGTACTGCAAGTCTTAGATAAGGAATACTATGAAAAAGTAAATGGTGCAGTCAATATTGCACAATTACAAAAGATTCAATCTGAAAATAAACAAAAATGTAAACAGATTGAGAAGATTACCCTAAAGTTAGATAGTGAATATGGGTCTGCTTCAGACATTGCAGTTTTATCATATTCCCCAAAAGAATCCCAATATGGAAATCGTTCATTCTTGCATTATCTGAGAAAAAATCTTAAAAAGTTAAAACAACCAATTGAAATGTTCAACCCAAGAGGAATTGAACTCCAGGATATTGAGGTTGTAAGTATTTTTTGCGGATTAATCCTTGAATGTATTGATCCTGAAGGAACAATACAAAACTTAGATAAAACCATACCTAACTTAGCAAAACGCAACATGAACAAATGGAGAGTTAACGCGAAAGAATACATCAAAATGAATCCTGAACCTCGAGAACCAATTACTCTTTCGCAATTTGTTACATATTGGCAGCTTAGACGTCCAAAAGGATATGACGAATGGCCAAAGACAGCAAGTTTAATGGAACTTGCATATAAAATAACAACTTGGATTGAAGAGTTACAGGAAGATGTTGAAGGTATTGTATATCTAGAAGCAATTACCAAATCAATTACACAAACAGGATTCTTCAACGATTATCATTCAAATATTTCTTTTAAAAATCCAAAACAGGAAAGAGATTCAATTCTTGAAGCCATTTGGAATATTTTCATCCCATTATCAACCGGAGGGGTGCAAATTGATGAGTCATTACTTGAAACATTGCCAGACAACAGAATTAATGTATTATCCATCCACCAATCAAAGGGATTGGAATTCCCGCTGGTTATTGTTGATGTGGGTTCAAAATTTAAAAACAACCATATCAAAACTCAAAGGTTAAGATTCCCAAAATCGATTAAAGACGAAAAGACTCTAGAAACTAGAATAAGACAATACAGTGAACTTGGACAAAGTAGCCGTGGAGAAAAAGACAAATCTTTTGATGATTTAACAAGACTTTACTTTGTTGCATTTTCAAGAGCTGAAAAGGTATTATTATTAATCGGATTAAATCCGGCTATTGAAGGATACAATAATAAGAACGATCACTTTGATATTCCAAATGTTGCTCTTGGATGGAGCAGAGATGAAAAATACATTGGATTTAATGAGATATATTTAATTTAG
- a CDS encoding DEAD/DEAH box helicase, giving the protein MSEVNNIDMFKNDVRYRENIAHIETIPAKKASFKKVDDLNENIVSYLGSKNVKLYEHQAETYDAIKNGENVIITTPTASGKTLAFNLPIMETMIEDGDATALYIYPAKALSNDQLHVLENLEKELDITIDPRTYDGDTPRTQKRGIRENSRIVLTNPYQLHLILSWHHQWSRFYKNLRYIVIDESHYYKGVFGSNVAFLIKRLKRIANFYGSYPQFILSSATLANPLELANRLTGEEFVLVDNDTSPSGEKDFILYNPFKNYLRNKVYKTAPSVHMETENIFMYMMLKNIQTLCFTVSRKTAELIAMWAKKDMTQVKGKLAHRIAAYRAGYQPQERREIEEGLKSGKYLGVTCTNALELGINIGSLDAVIISGYPGTMISTWQQSGRAGRSSQKSIAILIAFENQLDQYFMNNPKFFFDKPHENAIIDLSNPILQEAHLLCAAKELPLKRGESEKYFGISQDVIDELVSKKDLYENHRGDFIYPYDDNPALDHSLDQISSEEFKVMVNGRLLETMERSQVYREAHEGAILINKGDTYVVNSINLKRGYVNVSKEVVDYHTMVLNKTETNIKKKLSKTKYGGLTIHFGELTVSEDYFKYKKMHFSKPIGTFLLDLPPLTFNTKGLWFTIPKEVKDTLEDMFPNDEDVFAGGLHGAEHALIGLFPLHTMCDRFDIGGLSTNYHEDTQEATIFIYDGYEGGIGITEKAVDVFVDLLNSTIDLLNNCQCKKGCPACIYSPKCGNDNKPLHKGATKYILEYMKKLISDELSGEKEEIIDVKASVEELGEFGEAYKLYEAGDYSSSKDILNNILANNKKHVKALALMAQILYDQDQKDIALLFTKKALAIDKSNEMANELEVLLTNKSKPDEDNELSSLDDVDTLFEEAYDLYSQGDLDVALDILEKVLDFDSKNSEALALMGLIHYHSGFFPKAVEYYRKASKINKHGEMVNELKMRVS; this is encoded by the coding sequence ATGTCTGAGGTAAACAATATAGATATGTTCAAAAATGATGTGAGGTATAGGGAAAATATCGCACATATTGAAACAATACCGGCTAAAAAGGCTAGTTTTAAAAAAGTCGATGATTTAAATGAAAATATTGTCAGCTACCTTGGTTCAAAGAATGTAAAATTATATGAACATCAAGCTGAGACATATGACGCTATTAAGAATGGTGAAAATGTAATTATCACAACACCTACAGCATCTGGTAAAACACTTGCATTCAATCTGCCAATTATGGAAACAATGATTGAAGATGGTGATGCTACAGCTCTTTACATTTACCCTGCAAAGGCATTGTCCAATGACCAGTTGCACGTTTTGGAGAATCTTGAGAAGGAACTTGACATAACTATTGATCCAAGAACTTATGATGGGGATACTCCAAGAACTCAAAAAAGGGGAATTCGTGAAAACTCAAGGATTGTCTTAACAAATCCTTATCAGTTGCATTTGATTTTATCCTGGCACCATCAGTGGTCAAGATTTTATAAAAACCTTAGATATATTGTAATTGATGAATCACATTATTATAAAGGAGTATTTGGATCCAATGTTGCATTTTTAATTAAAAGATTAAAAAGAATTGCTAACTTTTATGGGTCATATCCGCAATTCATTTTATCTTCAGCAACACTTGCAAATCCATTGGAATTGGCCAATAGGTTGACTGGTGAAGAATTTGTACTGGTGGACAATGATACCTCCCCTAGTGGTGAAAAAGATTTTATTCTGTACAATCCCTTCAAAAATTATCTTAGAAATAAGGTATACAAGACTGCTCCATCTGTGCATATGGAAACTGAAAATATCTTTATGTACATGATGTTGAAAAATATCCAGACATTATGTTTTACTGTTTCAAGAAAAACAGCTGAATTAATTGCAATGTGGGCTAAAAAAGACATGACTCAAGTAAAAGGAAAATTGGCCCATAGAATTGCAGCATATCGTGCGGGTTACCAGCCTCAGGAGAGACGTGAAATCGAAGAAGGTCTAAAAAGCGGCAAGTACTTGGGTGTTACATGTACTAATGCATTGGAACTTGGAATCAACATTGGATCACTTGATGCAGTTATTATTTCAGGTTATCCTGGAACTATGATTTCCACTTGGCAACAATCTGGAAGGGCAGGTAGAAGCAGTCAGAAATCAATTGCAATTTTAATAGCATTTGAAAACCAATTGGATCAGTATTTCATGAATAATCCTAAGTTTTTCTTTGATAAACCTCATGAAAATGCAATTATTGACTTATCAAATCCTATATTGCAGGAAGCTCATTTGCTATGTGCTGCTAAAGAATTGCCTCTTAAACGTGGCGAATCAGAAAAGTACTTTGGCATTTCACAAGATGTAATTGATGAGCTTGTTTCTAAAAAGGATTTATATGAAAACCATCGCGGAGATTTCATATATCCCTATGATGATAATCCTGCATTAGATCATTCACTGGATCAAATATCTTCAGAAGAGTTTAAGGTAATGGTTAATGGAAGACTGTTGGAGACAATGGAACGTTCTCAAGTTTATAGGGAAGCTCATGAAGGAGCTATTTTAATCAATAAGGGAGATACTTATGTGGTAAACAGCATTAACCTTAAAAGAGGTTATGTAAATGTATCAAAGGAAGTTGTGGATTATCATACAATGGTTTTAAACAAAACTGAGACCAATATTAAAAAGAAACTTTCAAAAACAAAATATGGTGGTTTAACAATTCACTTCGGTGAACTTACAGTAAGTGAAGATTACTTCAAATATAAAAAAATGCACTTTTCAAAGCCAATAGGAACATTTTTACTTGATTTGCCTCCATTAACATTCAATACAAAAGGATTGTGGTTTACAATTCCAAAAGAAGTTAAAGATACATTGGAAGATATGTTTCCAAATGATGAAGATGTATTTGCGGGTGGTCTTCACGGTGCAGAACATGCTTTGATTGGACTGTTCCCACTTCATACAATGTGTGACAGATTTGATATTGGTGGACTTTCAACAAATTATCATGAGGATACACAGGAGGCAACAATTTTCATTTATGATGGGTATGAAGGTGGAATTGGAATTACTGAAAAGGCAGTGGACGTATTTGTAGATTTATTAAATTCAACAATTGATCTATTAAACAACTGCCAATGTAAGAAAGGATGCCCTGCTTGTATCTATTCTCCAAAATGTGGTAATGATAATAAGCCGCTTCATAAGGGAGCAACTAAATATATACTTGAATACATGAAAAAGTTAATTTCCGATGAATTAAGTGGTGAAAAGGAAGAAATAATTGATGTTAAAGCAAGTGTTGAAGAGTTAGGTGAGTTTGGTGAAGCATATAAGTTATATGAAGCTGGTGATTACTCTTCTTCAAAGGATATTTTGAATAATATTTTAGCAAATAACAAAAAGCATGTCAAAGCATTGGCATTAATGGCCCAAATATTATATGATCAGGATCAAAAGGATATTGCATTATTATTCACTAAAAAAGCATTGGCTATTGACAAATCAAATGAAATGGCTAATGAACTTGAGGTTTTATTAACAAATAAATCTAAACCTGATGAAGATAATGAATTGTCTTCTCTTGATGATGTGGATACATTATTTGAGGAAGCATATGATTTATACAGCCAAGGTGATTTGGATGTTGCTTTGGATATTCTAGAAAAAGTGCTGGATTTTGACAGTAAAAATTCTGAAGCATTGGCTTTGATGGGATTGATACATTATCATTCAGGATTTTTCCCAAAAGCAGTGGAATATTATAGAAAAGCTTCAAAAATAAATAAACATGGTGAAATGGTTAATGAATTAAAAATGAGGGTTTCTTAA
- a CDS encoding aldo/keto reductase → MFIWKKGFNYFDTSYAYHNGTSETAIKKAVVEKYPRESFKICDKMPTWALTSEEDNEKFVNEMLERLGIDYFDVFFGTTLTDHGLKMQKKTKTFEYVKKMKEEGVARKIGFSFHDKADLLKEVLEEYVDMFDIVQLELNYLDWEDPAIEAHKCYDLCVEHDLDVYVMEPLKRGVIVNPNDEIKKDFKEFNGEKSIASFAIRFCASLEHVKIVLSGMSNMADMLDNCDTYENFEPLSKEESEFLDKMAQKLADNLAVPCSECGYCVDACPEMIPIPEYFNLYNTSKNQPESNIYRLYFDKLCDEKVPADECTYCGTCLDYCTQKIDIPEELEKVVEHFQEGSAHTVKKPSFLIH, encoded by the coding sequence ATGTTTATATGGAAAAAGGGATTCAATTATTTTGATACATCTTATGCTTACCACAATGGTACAAGCGAAACCGCTATTAAAAAGGCAGTAGTGGAAAAATATCCTCGTGAATCCTTCAAAATATGCGATAAGATGCCAACCTGGGCATTAACATCAGAAGAAGACAATGAGAAATTCGTGAACGAAATGCTTGAAAGGCTTGGAATCGACTACTTTGACGTATTTTTCGGCACAACATTAACGGACCATGGCTTAAAAATGCAAAAAAAAACAAAAACCTTTGAATACGTTAAAAAAATGAAAGAAGAAGGTGTTGCACGCAAAATTGGATTTAGTTTCCATGACAAAGCAGATTTATTAAAAGAAGTTCTTGAAGAATATGTGGATATGTTTGATATTGTTCAATTGGAACTTAACTATCTTGATTGGGAAGACCCTGCAATTGAAGCACACAAATGTTATGATTTATGTGTTGAACATGATCTTGACGTTTATGTTATGGAACCATTGAAAAGAGGAGTTATTGTAAATCCTAATGATGAAATTAAAAAGGATTTCAAAGAGTTCAATGGAGAAAAATCAATAGCTAGTTTTGCAATAAGATTCTGTGCTTCTCTTGAACATGTGAAAATCGTATTGAGTGGAATGAGCAACATGGCTGATATGCTTGACAATTGTGATACTTATGAAAACTTTGAACCATTAAGCAAAGAAGAAAGTGAATTCTTAGATAAGATGGCTCAAAAACTTGCAGACAATCTTGCCGTTCCATGCAGCGAATGCGGATACTGTGTTGATGCATGCCCTGAAATGATTCCAATACCAGAATATTTCAACTTATACAACACAAGCAAAAACCAACCAGAATCAAATATTTACAGATTATATTTCGATAAATTATGTGACGAGAAAGTTCCAGCTGACGAATGTACCTATTGCGGAACATGTCTCGATTACTGTACACAAAAAATAGACATTCCAGAAGAATTAGAAAAAGTAGTAGAACACTTCCAAGAAGGTTCAGCCCATACGGTTAAGAAACCCTCATTTTTAATTCATTAA
- the hypA gene encoding hydrogenase maturation nickel metallochaperone HypA, with amino-acid sequence MHELSMAQGIINAVLDTAKENNATEVNEVTIEVGRLAMINPEQLQFILGVLIENTLMEDAKIIFNEIPVEMECGDCGFHGEAILDDSDHYAPLVKCPECDSLKVEVLNGKDITVKNMVIEKPDDA; translated from the coding sequence ATGCATGAATTATCTATGGCTCAAGGTATAATTAATGCAGTTTTGGATACTGCAAAAGAAAATAATGCCACGGAAGTTAATGAAGTTACAATTGAAGTTGGTAGATTAGCTATGATTAATCCTGAACAGCTACAATTTATTTTAGGTGTTTTAATTGAGAACACCCTAATGGAAGATGCTAAAATCATTTTTAATGAAATTCCTGTCGAAATGGAATGTGGTGATTGCGGATTCCATGGTGAAGCTATACTTGATGATAGTGATCATTATGCACCGCTTGTTAAATGTCCTGAATGTGATAGTCTTAAAGTAGAAGTATTAAATGGAAAAGACATCACTGTTAAAAACATGGTTATTGAAAAACCTGATGATGCTTAA